One part of the Phoenix dactylifera cultivar Barhee BC4 unplaced genomic scaffold, palm_55x_up_171113_PBpolish2nd_filt_p 001686F, whole genome shotgun sequence genome encodes these proteins:
- the LOC103696633 gene encoding transcription termination factor MTERF8, chloroplastic-like: protein MLRLVHTRLVSHVTTPLRIPTTATAASPSRLLQLPFHHGLSHHISSSTPNDSSSLTVHFLKKSCGLSSEAALSAANKVHLKTTKNPRSVLTLLEHFGFSKPDITRIVTKRPQLLLASPDHTLKPKLDFYQSVGLSGADLARLLSGIPGLLLWSLAKRLLPNFNLLKTILHSNENVVLAVKKCPRLLTSDLPNVLLPKIESLRDYGMPASVIFTLLITHPKSLVKAADQFENTFNAIKGMGVSPSTSMFAHALGVFSRLPKSTMEKKLENYLSLGWSQEQLLGAFAKHPYCMTASDEKVRRNMEFFAEKLKWGPAYVSAYPVVLSLSFEKRIVPRCLVLEMLASKGLVKGDVKARHLMMGEKKFIENYVIKYEGEVPEIVDAMGGNKLGLGGWEKRSLGVDGYEHLDST, encoded by the coding sequence ATGCTTCGCCTTGTCCACACTAGACTAGTCTCCCACGTTACTACTCCTCTTAGAATCCcaaccacagccacagcagccaGCCCTTCCCGTCTCCTCCAGCTCCCATTCCACCATGGTCTCTCCCACCacatctcctcctccaccccaaacgATTCATCATCCCTGACGGTCCATTTCCTCAAGAAGTCATGCGGCCTCTCCTCCGAAGCCGCCCTCTCCGCCGCCAACAAAGTCCATCTCAAAACCACCAAAAACCCCCGCTCTGTCCTCACCCTCCTCGAACACTTCGGCTTCTCCAAACCCGACATCACCCGCATCGTCACCAAGCGTCCCCAGCTCCTCCTCGCCAGCCCCGACCACACCCTCAAGCCCAAACTGGACTTCTACCAGAGCGTcgggctctccggcgccgaccTCGCAAGGCTTCTCTCAGGAATTCCCGGGCTACTGCTATGGAGCTTGGCGAAACGACTGCTCCCAAATTTTAATCTCCTCAAGACCATACTCCACTCCAATGAGAACGTCGTCTTAGCTGTCAAGAAGTGCCCTCGTCTGCTTACCTCCGACCTCCCCAACGTGTTGCTTCCCAAGATCGAAAGCTTGCGAGACTACGGCATGCCGGCGTCCGTAATCTTCACCCTGCTCATCACCCACCCGAAATCTCTGGTCAAAGCAGCGGATCAGTTCGAGAATACTTTCAACGCGATCAAGGGAATGGGCGTCAGCCCTTCGACTTCGATGTTCGCCCATGCACTAGGGGTGTTCTCCAGATTGCCCAAATCAACAATGGAGAAGAAGCTGGAGAATTACCTGAGCTTGGGTTGGTCGCAGGAGCAACTCCTTGGGGCGTTTGCCAAGCATCCGTACTGCATGACGGCGTCCGATGAGAAGGTCAGGAGAAACATGGAGTTCTTCGCGGAGAAGCTGAAGTGGGGGCCGGCCTACGTGTCGGCGTATCCGGTGGTTCTGTCGCTTAGCTTCGAGAAGAGGATCGTTCCGAGGTGTTTGGTTTTGGAAATGCTAGCGTCCAAGGGCTTGGTAAAGGGCGATGTGAAAGCGCGGCACCTCATGATGGGGGAGAAGAAGTTCATTGAGAATTATGTGATCAAGTACGAGGGTGAAGTTCCGGAAATAGTAGATGCTATGGGAGGTAACAAGTTGGGACTTGGTGGTTGGGAGAAGAGAAGCCTGGGAGTTGATGGGTATGAGCATTTGGATTCAACTTGA